In Lathamus discolor isolate bLatDis1 chromosome 12, bLatDis1.hap1, whole genome shotgun sequence, a genomic segment contains:
- the LOC136021027 gene encoding solute carrier family 2, facilitated glucose transporter member 11-like isoform X3, whose translation MCTNLIMLIAALFMAFSKTAKSFEMILVGRFLYGIGTGFSLNIHPQYVGEISPKKLRGFTNSTVAVFLTLGKFMGQVIGLREILGSEALWPWLLASSGISALVQLATLPFFPDSPSYLLIQKGNEEACRKAIRKLWGEGDHQAEIDDIMKEKVAMTSTKTLRVLELIKEQSLRWQLYVLIIVMTTLQLCGINAIYFYSFEVFHTAKFEEYLIPYVSLGVGLCECLSSILCSTLIDRFGRKVLLWGGYTLMCSVLALLTMTLSLQHQFFWMHYFSVILIFLFVTFYGIGPSGATVSVMVEIFSQSFRPSAFLIVGCINWMGLFVLGMIFPLIVDNLGPFCFLIFLGILAFSAIFIYLYLPETKGKSIMEIKAEFNKLNFGKKEISVIDNNFPKEQWSSTKL comes from the exons ATGTGCACCAACCTGATCATGCTGATAGCTGCACTTTTCATGGCCTTCAGTAAAACAGCCAAATCATTTGAGATGATTCTGGTTGGACGTTTTCTTTATGGCATTGGTACAG GTTTTTCTCTCAATATACATCCTCAGTATGTAGGAGAGATTTCACCCAAGAAGCTGCGTGGATTTACCAACTCCACAGTTGCTGTTTTTCTGACACTGGGAAAATTCATGGGACAGGTTATTGGACTACG GGAGATTTTAGGAAGTGAAGCTTTGTGGCCGTGGTTGTTAGCATCTAGTGGAATTTCAGCATTGGTTCAACTGGCTACCCTCCCATTTTTCCCTGATTCACCATCCTACCTCCTGATACAGAAGGGTAATGAGGAAGCCTGCAGGAAAG CCATAAGGAAGCTCTGGGGGGAAGGAGACCATCAAGCAGAAATTGATGACATTATGAAGGAGAAGGTTGCAATGACAAGCACAAAAACCTTGCGTGTCCTCGAATTAATAAAAGAGCAGTCTTTGCGCTGGCAACTCTACGTTTTGATTATTGTCATGACGACCTTGCAGCTCTGTGGAATCAATGCA ATATACTTCTATTCTTTCGAAGTATTTCACACAGCCAAATTTGAAGAATACCTTATCCCATACGTGTCCCTGGGAGTTGGATTGTGTGAATGCTTATCCTCTATACTGTGT agcacCCTCATTGACCGATTTGGCAGGAAAGTGCTGCTATGGGGAGGATACACACTGATGTGCTCTGTGCTAGCACTCCTCACCATGACCCTGTCACTGCAG CACCAGTTTTTCTGGATGCATTACTTCAGTGTTATCTTGATCTTCCTATTCGTTACCTTCTATGGAATTGGACCAT ctggagCTACTGTATCTGTCATGGTTGAAATCTTCAGCCAGTCCTTCAGACCATCAGCCTTCCTGATTGTTGGCTGCATCAACTGGATGGGACTGTTTGTACTTGGGATGATTTTTCCACTGATTGTT GATAACCTTGGACCCTTCTGCTTCCTTATCTTTTTGGGAATCCTTGCTTTCTCAGCAATTTTCATCTACCTGTATCTCCCTGAGACCAAGGGGAAATCCATcatggaaataaaagcagagttCAACAAGCtgaactttggaaaaaaagaaatctcagtcATTGATAATAACTTTCCTAAGGAACAGTGGTCCAGCACCAAGCTCTGA
- the LOC136021027 gene encoding solute carrier family 2, facilitated glucose transporter member 11-like isoform X2 yields the protein MATFFSELVQFQGLVQMVLVLGIGGSFPYGFHISVINYPSVHIRKFINETWIDRHGSPLHPETIMLLWSFIVSVYGIGGLLGSLCCGYLTTRYRKKKCQMCTNLIMLIAALFMAFSKTAKSFEMILVGRFLYGIGTGFSLNIHPQYVGEISPKKLRGFTNSTVAVFLTLGKFMGQVIGLREILGSEALWPWLLASSGISALVQLATLPFFPDSPSYLLIQKGNEEACRKAIRKLWGEGDHQAEIDDIMKEKVAMTSTKTLRVLELIKEQSLRWQLYVLIIVMTTLQLCGINAIYFYSFEVFHTAKFEEYLIPYVSLGVGLCECLSSILCSTLIDRFGRKVLLWGGYTLMCSVLALLTMTLSLQHQFFWMHYFSVILIFLFVTFYGIGPSGATVSVMVEIFSQSFRPSAFLIVGCINWMGLFVLGMIFPLIVDNLGPFCFLIFLGILAFSAIFIYLYLPETKGKSIMEIKAEFNKLNFGKKEISVIDNNFPKEQWSSTKL from the exons ATGGCCACCTTTTTCTCTGAGCTG GTTCAGTTCCAGGGACTAGTTCAAATGGTCTTGGTGTTGGGAATTGGTGGTAGTTTCCCATATGGATTTCACATTTCTGTCATCAATTATCCTTCTGTG cacaTCAGGAAGTTTATTAATGAAACCTGGATAGACCGACATGGCTCTCCCCTCCATCCTGAGACAATCATGCTGTTGTGGTCCTTCATTGTGTCTGTTTATGGGATTGGAGGACTCCTGGGGAGCCTCTGCTGTGGCTACCTGACTACAAGATACAGGAA aaaaaagTGCCAAATGTGCACCAACCTGATCATGCTGATAGCTGCACTTTTCATGGCCTTCAGTAAAACAGCCAAATCATTTGAGATGATTCTGGTTGGACGTTTTCTTTATGGCATTGGTACAG GTTTTTCTCTCAATATACATCCTCAGTATGTAGGAGAGATTTCACCCAAGAAGCTGCGTGGATTTACCAACTCCACAGTTGCTGTTTTTCTGACACTGGGAAAATTCATGGGACAGGTTATTGGACTACG GGAGATTTTAGGAAGTGAAGCTTTGTGGCCGTGGTTGTTAGCATCTAGTGGAATTTCAGCATTGGTTCAACTGGCTACCCTCCCATTTTTCCCTGATTCACCATCCTACCTCCTGATACAGAAGGGTAATGAGGAAGCCTGCAGGAAAG CCATAAGGAAGCTCTGGGGGGAAGGAGACCATCAAGCAGAAATTGATGACATTATGAAGGAGAAGGTTGCAATGACAAGCACAAAAACCTTGCGTGTCCTCGAATTAATAAAAGAGCAGTCTTTGCGCTGGCAACTCTACGTTTTGATTATTGTCATGACGACCTTGCAGCTCTGTGGAATCAATGCA ATATACTTCTATTCTTTCGAAGTATTTCACACAGCCAAATTTGAAGAATACCTTATCCCATACGTGTCCCTGGGAGTTGGATTGTGTGAATGCTTATCCTCTATACTGTGT agcacCCTCATTGACCGATTTGGCAGGAAAGTGCTGCTATGGGGAGGATACACACTGATGTGCTCTGTGCTAGCACTCCTCACCATGACCCTGTCACTGCAG CACCAGTTTTTCTGGATGCATTACTTCAGTGTTATCTTGATCTTCCTATTCGTTACCTTCTATGGAATTGGACCAT ctggagCTACTGTATCTGTCATGGTTGAAATCTTCAGCCAGTCCTTCAGACCATCAGCCTTCCTGATTGTTGGCTGCATCAACTGGATGGGACTGTTTGTACTTGGGATGATTTTTCCACTGATTGTT GATAACCTTGGACCCTTCTGCTTCCTTATCTTTTTGGGAATCCTTGCTTTCTCAGCAATTTTCATCTACCTGTATCTCCCTGAGACCAAGGGGAAATCCATcatggaaataaaagcagagttCAACAAGCtgaactttggaaaaaaagaaatctcagtcATTGATAATAACTTTCCTAAGGAACAGTGGTCCAGCACCAAGCTCTGA
- the LOC136021027 gene encoding solute carrier family 2, facilitated glucose transporter member 11-like isoform X1, translated as MTSGIRYLKKTNEKLMKHFIFASQVQFQGLVQMVLVLGIGGSFPYGFHISVINYPSVHIRKFINETWIDRHGSPLHPETIMLLWSFIVSVYGIGGLLGSLCCGYLTTRYRKKKCQMCTNLIMLIAALFMAFSKTAKSFEMILVGRFLYGIGTGFSLNIHPQYVGEISPKKLRGFTNSTVAVFLTLGKFMGQVIGLREILGSEALWPWLLASSGISALVQLATLPFFPDSPSYLLIQKGNEEACRKAIRKLWGEGDHQAEIDDIMKEKVAMTSTKTLRVLELIKEQSLRWQLYVLIIVMTTLQLCGINAIYFYSFEVFHTAKFEEYLIPYVSLGVGLCECLSSILCSTLIDRFGRKVLLWGGYTLMCSVLALLTMTLSLQHQFFWMHYFSVILIFLFVTFYGIGPSGATVSVMVEIFSQSFRPSAFLIVGCINWMGLFVLGMIFPLIVDNLGPFCFLIFLGILAFSAIFIYLYLPETKGKSIMEIKAEFNKLNFGKKEISVIDNNFPKEQWSSTKL; from the exons ATGACCAGTGGTATCAGATACCTCAAGAAAACTAATGAGAAGCTGATGAagcatttcatttttgcttCGCAGGTTCAGTTCCAGGGACTAGTTCAAATGGTCTTGGTGTTGGGAATTGGTGGTAGTTTCCCATATGGATTTCACATTTCTGTCATCAATTATCCTTCTGTG cacaTCAGGAAGTTTATTAATGAAACCTGGATAGACCGACATGGCTCTCCCCTCCATCCTGAGACAATCATGCTGTTGTGGTCCTTCATTGTGTCTGTTTATGGGATTGGAGGACTCCTGGGGAGCCTCTGCTGTGGCTACCTGACTACAAGATACAGGAA aaaaaagTGCCAAATGTGCACCAACCTGATCATGCTGATAGCTGCACTTTTCATGGCCTTCAGTAAAACAGCCAAATCATTTGAGATGATTCTGGTTGGACGTTTTCTTTATGGCATTGGTACAG GTTTTTCTCTCAATATACATCCTCAGTATGTAGGAGAGATTTCACCCAAGAAGCTGCGTGGATTTACCAACTCCACAGTTGCTGTTTTTCTGACACTGGGAAAATTCATGGGACAGGTTATTGGACTACG GGAGATTTTAGGAAGTGAAGCTTTGTGGCCGTGGTTGTTAGCATCTAGTGGAATTTCAGCATTGGTTCAACTGGCTACCCTCCCATTTTTCCCTGATTCACCATCCTACCTCCTGATACAGAAGGGTAATGAGGAAGCCTGCAGGAAAG CCATAAGGAAGCTCTGGGGGGAAGGAGACCATCAAGCAGAAATTGATGACATTATGAAGGAGAAGGTTGCAATGACAAGCACAAAAACCTTGCGTGTCCTCGAATTAATAAAAGAGCAGTCTTTGCGCTGGCAACTCTACGTTTTGATTATTGTCATGACGACCTTGCAGCTCTGTGGAATCAATGCA ATATACTTCTATTCTTTCGAAGTATTTCACACAGCCAAATTTGAAGAATACCTTATCCCATACGTGTCCCTGGGAGTTGGATTGTGTGAATGCTTATCCTCTATACTGTGT agcacCCTCATTGACCGATTTGGCAGGAAAGTGCTGCTATGGGGAGGATACACACTGATGTGCTCTGTGCTAGCACTCCTCACCATGACCCTGTCACTGCAG CACCAGTTTTTCTGGATGCATTACTTCAGTGTTATCTTGATCTTCCTATTCGTTACCTTCTATGGAATTGGACCAT ctggagCTACTGTATCTGTCATGGTTGAAATCTTCAGCCAGTCCTTCAGACCATCAGCCTTCCTGATTGTTGGCTGCATCAACTGGATGGGACTGTTTGTACTTGGGATGATTTTTCCACTGATTGTT GATAACCTTGGACCCTTCTGCTTCCTTATCTTTTTGGGAATCCTTGCTTTCTCAGCAATTTTCATCTACCTGTATCTCCCTGAGACCAAGGGGAAATCCATcatggaaataaaagcagagttCAACAAGCtgaactttggaaaaaaagaaatctcagtcATTGATAATAACTTTCCTAAGGAACAGTGGTCCAGCACCAAGCTCTGA
- the LOC136020981 gene encoding solute carrier family 2, facilitated glucose transporter member 11-like, which produces MTGFLSDLVQYQGFFQMLTILGIGGTFQIGFQISTITYVSQHVKAFINETWLERYGYPIHQDNLLFLWSITVSIYGIGGLLGSSGTRYLMVKYGKKKCLLCTNVLMITSASIMGCSKTAQSFEMILIGRFLCGVSAGLCVPLHHQYVGEISPKKLRGFANSTSSFFWSLGKAIGQISGQRELLGSQYLWPLLMASCGFPALVQLVTLPFFPESPAYLLMHKGDQEGCKKAIRQLWGEGHHHAEIDDFMKEKATMKNTKILSVLELMKEPAFRWQLYMIVVLTATVQLCGINAIYFYTFEVLQAAGFDERMISYMTLSVGLSELVATAVCSSIIERLGRKVLLRGGYFIMGSLLAVITVTLSLQDWYFWMPYCSLCLIILFAVVFGVGPAGATVSVRVEIFKFSCRPSAFVIGAILNWLGVFVIGTTFPFIVEKLKHFCFLIFMVVIFTSGTIVHLFLPETKGKSIVEITEEFDKLNFGKKYIPTTPNHATEDYTFCTRL; this is translated from the exons ATGACCGGCTTCCTATCAGACCTG GTACAGTACCAGGGATTCTTTCAGATGCTCACCATCCTCGGGATTGGGGGGACATTCCAAATTGGCTTTCAAATTTCTACAATCACCTATGTGTCTCAG CATGTTAAGGCTTTCATTAATGAAACTTGGCTGGAGCGATACGGCTACCCCATCCATCAGGATAATCTCTTGTTCCTGTGGTCTATCACCGTGTCCATCTACGGTATAGGAGGTCTCTTGGGCTCTTCAGGAACTAGATACCTGATGGTCAAATATGGCAA aaagaaatgtctCCTGTGCACCAATGTACTCATGATAACGTCAGCATCTATCATGGGCTGCAGTAAAACAGCCCAGTCCTTTGAGATGATTCTGATTGGACGCTTCCTGTGTGGAGTAAGTGCAG GTCTTTGTGTTCCTCTACATCATCAATATGTTGGAGAAATTTCCCCTAAGAAGCTACGTGGATTTGCAAACTCtacttcctctttcttttggtCTCTGGGAAAAGCCATAGGGCAGATTTCAGGACAAAG GGAGCTACTAGGCAGCCAGTACCTATGGCCTTTGCTGATGGCCTCCTGTGGATTTCCAGCACTGGTCCAGTTGGTCACTCTGCCGTTCTTCCCTGAGTCCCCAGCATATCTCCTCATGCATAAAGGAGACCAGGAAGGCTGCAAAAAAG CCATAAGGCAGCTTTGGGGTGAAGGCCATCACCATGCAGAGATTGATGACTTCATGAAAGAGAAGGCAACAATGAAAAACACCAAGATCTTGAGTGTCCTGGAGCTAATGAAAGAACCAGCTTTCCGTTGGCAGCTGTACATGATAGTTGTTCTGACCGCCACAGTTCAGCTATGTGGCATCAATGCA atttatttttatacttttgaAGTCCTCCAGGCAGCTGGCTTTGATGAAAGAATGATTTCCTATATGACCCTCTCTGTTGGACTCTCTGAACTCGTAGCTACTGCAGTCTGT AGCTCCATCATTGAGCGACTGGGCAGGAAAGTGCTTTTAAGAGGAGGTTATTTTATCATGGGCTCATTGCTAGCTGTTATCACCGTGACTCTCTCACTACAG gactggtattTCTGGATGCCATACTGCAGCCTTTGTCTGATTATCTTGTTCGCAGTTGTCTTTGGAGTTGGGCCAG CTGGTGCCACAGTTTCTGTTAGGGTTGAAATTTTCAAGTTCTCATGCAGACCATCTGCCTTTGTGATCGGCGCCATTCTCAACTGGTTGGGTGTCTTTGTGATTGGAACAACCTTCCCCTTCATTGTG GAAAAACTCAAGCACTTCTGCTTCCTCATCTTTATGGTAGTAATTTTCACTTCAGGGACAATTGTTCACCTGTTCCTTCcagaaacaaaagggaaatCAATTGTGGAAATCACAGAAGAATTCGATAAGTTAAACTTTGGAAAGAAGTATATTCCAACAACTCCGAACCATGCCACAGAGGACTACACCTTCTGCACCAGGCTCTAA